A genomic segment from Gracilinanus agilis isolate LMUSP501 unplaced genomic scaffold, AgileGrace unplaced_scaffold53523, whole genome shotgun sequence encodes:
- the LOC123255867 gene encoding E3 ubiquitin-protein ligase CBL-C-like, producing MASSGWLGLTRGPREEQKSLARAVRALEHLEQVLGRDPHLEPSPPSLADLLPQMRGLLRQVAEAQRLAQGGLPEPGGATEFLAGYLSNLAQKGQQLVALFPAGNKAFWEGPSRRRKLTKLSLIFSHMHTELRALFPDGHYCGHMYQLSKPQAQEFWRENCGKRCVVPWEEFEKLLSSCHPVKPGPMGQALKSTIDLTVSGHVSIFEFDVFTCLFQPWSSLLKNWTLLAVTHPGYMAFITYAEVKARLQTYLDKPGSYIFRLSCTRLGQWAIGHVNEHGQVLQSIPSPNKPLFQALREGQKKGIYLYPDGRNVNPDLSELEELKDHRHIEVSQ from the exons atGGCCTCCTCCGGCTGGCTGGGGCTGACTCGGGGGCCCCGGGAGGAGCAGAAGAGCCTGGCCAGGGCCGTGAGGGCTCTGGAGCACCTGGAGCAGGTCCTGGGCAGAGACCCGCACCTGGAGCCCAGCCCGCCCTCGCTGGCCGACCTGCTCCCGCAGATGAGAGGGCTCCTGCGGCAGGTGGCAGAGGCCCAGAGGCTGGCCCAGGGAGGCCTCCCGGAGCCGGGCGGCGCCACCGAATTCCTAGCCGGCTACCTGAGTAACCTGGCCCAGAAGGGGCAGCAGCTGGTGGCCCTCTTCCCTGCAGGGAACAAGGCCTTCTGGGAGGGCCCCAGCCGCAG GAGGAAGCTCACCAAGCTGTCCCTGATCTTCAGTCACATGCACACGGAGCTCAGAGCCCTCTTCCCCGACGGGCACTACTGTGGACACATGTACCAGCTGAGCAAGCCCCAGGCTCAGGAATTTTGGAGAGAGAATTGTGGGAAGAG GTGTGTGGTCCCCTGGGAAGAATTTGAGAAACTTCTGAGCTCCTGCCACCCTGTGAAGCCTGGGCCTATGGGTCAGGCCCTGAAATCCACCATCGACTTAACGGTCAGCGGCCACGTATCCATCTTTGAGTTTGACGTCTTCACCTGCCTTTTCCAG CCCTGGTCTTCTCTGCTCAAGAACTGGACCCTGCTGGCAGTCACACACCCGGGCTACATGGCCTTCATCACCTATGCGGAGGTGAAGGCCCGCCTGCAGACCTACCTGGACAAGCCCGGCAG CTACATCTTCCGCCTGAGCTGTACCCGCCTGGGGCAGTGGGCCATCGGCCACGTGAATGAGCACGGCCAGGTTCTACAGTCCATTCCTTCTCCGAACAAACCGCTCTTCCAGGCGCTGAGAGAAGGCCAGAAGAAAGGCAT TTACCTCTATCCAGACGGGAGGAATGTGAATCCAGACCTGTCCGAGCTGGAAGAACTTAAGGACCACAGACACATTGAGGTGTCCCAG